A portion of the Krasilnikovia cinnamomea genome contains these proteins:
- a CDS encoding biotin carboxylase N-terminal domain-containing protein, whose amino-acid sequence MFKRVAIVNRGEAAMRLIHAVRDLSAETGTRIETVALYTDEERSATFVRQADVGYALGPASARPYLDHAVLERALVETGADAAWVGWGFVAEDPAFAELCERIGITFVGPSAEAMRKLGDKIGAKLIAEEVGVPVAAWSRGEVATLADALRAGEEIGYPLMLKATAGGGGRGIRMVASHDELTDAYERTSQEALRAFGSGVVFLERLVTGARHVEVQVIADGQGTAWALGVRDCSVQRRNQKIIEESASVVLAPQQSAELKAAAVRLALAVDYRGAGTVEFLYQPAEKLFAFLEVNTRLQVEHPITEITTGTDLVKLQLHVASGGRLTGEQPVESGHAVEARLNAEDPDRDFAPAPGRIARLALPAGPGIRVDTGVSEGDTIPAAFDSMIAKIIAYGRDRDEALGRLRRAMTETTVIIEGGATNKSFVLDLLDQPEVLDGSADTGWIDRVRAQGRLVTHRHSAIALAAAAIEAYQDEEEVSRHRLLETAHGGRPQVQHESGRPLDLKLRGVGYRVQVARVGRKRFRVGISAGGDVRSVDVEIERFDEHSGQLAVNGHRFRLITATHGPVHLVEVDGVTHRISRDEGGVVRSPAPALVVATPLAVGDEVEAGAPIVVLESMKMENVLRAPFRARVRECPVSVGSQVETGAPLMRLEPLGDEASADADASGDAVELDLPAERTDVPATVRVERGLQDLRSLLLGYDVDPHDRTRVLAGYLAARAELGGRPLPGELELLTVLADLLELSRNKPAGEVEVEPGSPVHSPRENFHSYLRSLDVERAGVTDEFQARLRQVLGHYGVSDLDRTPELEDAVFRIFLAQRRVSADVAIVSELLRQWLAGPTPPEPLAARAGLTLEHLIEATQVRFPAVSDLARGVVFRWFAQPLLRRNRAKVYVEVRDHLRHLDRNPHAPDRAERIQAMVASAEPLVRLIGQRIGRAGRDHAPLLEVLTRRYYGNRGLSQVATRDAAGCRFVTAEHTGTSGVTRVVTTAVDVEALPRAVGAIGTFAAGVTERGLVADVYVRWDDQPDADATAVRLAEVLASAPQTQALRRITVTVAGTSGVIHHHFTFRPGGSGLEEDRLIRGLHPQIARRLQLQRLAEFVLTRLPSVDEEVYLFKAVARSNPADERLIAMAQVRDLTPLRDTDGRLVALPALENTAAAALDAIRDVQAQRPQNKRYDTNRIMMYVWPPTELPTHDLKALVQRILPTTAGAGLEEVQFLARRRTPGGDLTEVAVRVTLDPGNGAQLHIGEPSTEPVRPLDDYRQKVLQAARRGNVYPYELTDLLAGPDGTFTEHDLGDEGTLVPVTRPKGRNTAALVAGVVTTRTVRHPEGVTRVVLLGDPTKALGALSEPECARVIAALDLAESMRVPLEWFALSAGARISMNSGTENMDWVAAALKRIVTFTQDGGEINVVVAGINVGAQPYWNAEATMLMHTKGILVMTPDSAMVLTGKQSLDFSGGVSAEDNFGIGGYDRVMGPNGQAQYWAPDLNAARDVLMAHYDHTYVVPGEAGPRRAATDDPADRDISTFPHAVAGSDFTTVGQIFSAEHNPDRKKPFDIRTVMRALADQDHQVLERWAGMADADTSAVQDVHIGGWPVCLIGIESRSVPRRGFPPTDGPDTYTAGTLFPLSSKKTARAINSASGNRPLVVLANLSGFDGSPESMRKLQLEYGAEIGRAIVNFDGPIVFCVISRYHGGAFVVFSKALNPNMTVLALEGSFASVLGGAPAAAVVFSGEVNSRTANDPRVTELQAQVGAASGAERAALNARLAETHSAVRAEKLGEVAAEFDRVHSIQRAVEVGSVDAIVSTADLRPRIIEAIDHAMKR is encoded by the coding sequence GTGTTCAAGCGCGTCGCGATCGTCAATCGCGGGGAGGCCGCGATGCGGCTCATCCACGCCGTACGGGACCTTTCGGCCGAGACCGGAACGCGGATCGAGACGGTCGCCCTCTACACCGACGAGGAGCGCTCCGCGACCTTCGTCCGGCAGGCCGACGTCGGCTACGCGCTCGGTCCCGCCTCGGCCCGCCCGTACCTGGATCACGCCGTGCTGGAGCGGGCGCTGGTGGAGACCGGCGCCGACGCCGCGTGGGTGGGCTGGGGGTTCGTCGCCGAGGACCCGGCGTTCGCCGAGCTGTGCGAGCGGATCGGGATCACCTTCGTCGGGCCCAGCGCCGAGGCGATGCGCAAGCTCGGCGACAAGATCGGCGCGAAGCTGATCGCCGAGGAGGTCGGGGTGCCGGTCGCCGCGTGGAGCCGCGGCGAGGTCGCCACGCTGGCGGACGCGCTGCGCGCCGGTGAGGAGATCGGCTACCCGCTGATGCTGAAGGCGACGGCGGGCGGCGGCGGGCGCGGCATCCGCATGGTGGCCTCCCACGACGAGCTGACCGACGCGTACGAGCGGACCAGCCAGGAGGCGCTGCGGGCCTTCGGCTCCGGCGTGGTGTTCCTGGAGCGGCTGGTCACCGGCGCCCGCCACGTCGAGGTGCAGGTCATCGCGGACGGGCAGGGCACGGCCTGGGCGCTGGGCGTGCGGGACTGCTCGGTGCAGCGGCGCAACCAGAAGATCATCGAGGAGTCGGCCTCGGTGGTGCTGGCCCCGCAGCAGTCGGCCGAGCTGAAGGCGGCGGCCGTGCGGCTGGCCCTGGCGGTGGACTACCGGGGCGCGGGCACCGTGGAGTTCCTGTACCAGCCCGCCGAGAAGCTGTTCGCGTTCCTGGAGGTCAACACGCGGCTGCAGGTCGAACACCCGATCACCGAGATCACCACGGGCACCGACCTGGTCAAGCTGCAACTGCACGTGGCGTCCGGCGGGCGGCTCACCGGTGAGCAGCCGGTCGAGAGCGGGCACGCCGTGGAGGCGCGCCTCAACGCCGAGGACCCGGACCGGGACTTCGCCCCCGCGCCGGGGCGCATCGCGCGGCTGGCGCTGCCCGCCGGGCCGGGCATCCGGGTGGACACGGGCGTCTCGGAGGGCGACACCATCCCGGCCGCGTTCGACTCCATGATTGCCAAGATCATTGCGTACGGGCGGGACCGCGACGAGGCGCTGGGGCGGCTGCGCCGGGCCATGACCGAGACCACGGTGATCATCGAGGGCGGCGCCACCAACAAGAGCTTCGTGCTCGACCTGCTCGACCAGCCCGAGGTGCTCGACGGCAGCGCCGACACCGGCTGGATCGACCGGGTCCGCGCCCAGGGCCGCCTGGTCACCCACCGGCACTCCGCGATCGCCCTGGCCGCCGCCGCCATCGAGGCGTACCAGGACGAAGAGGAGGTCAGCCGCCATCGCCTGCTGGAGACCGCACACGGCGGGCGCCCGCAGGTGCAGCACGAGAGCGGCCGCCCGCTGGACCTCAAGCTGCGCGGCGTCGGCTACCGGGTCCAGGTCGCCCGGGTCGGCCGCAAGCGCTTCCGGGTCGGCATCTCGGCCGGCGGCGACGTGCGCTCCGTCGACGTCGAAATCGAGCGCTTCGACGAGCACAGCGGCCAGCTGGCGGTCAACGGGCACCGGTTCCGGCTGATCACGGCGACGCACGGGCCCGTACACCTGGTCGAGGTCGACGGCGTCACCCACCGGATCAGCCGCGACGAGGGCGGTGTGGTCCGCTCCCCCGCCCCCGCGCTGGTCGTCGCGACGCCGCTGGCGGTCGGCGACGAGGTCGAGGCGGGCGCGCCGATCGTGGTGCTGGAAAGCATGAAGATGGAGAACGTGCTGCGCGCCCCGTTCCGCGCCCGGGTCCGCGAGTGCCCGGTCTCGGTGGGCAGCCAGGTCGAGACGGGGGCGCCGCTGATGCGGCTGGAGCCGCTCGGCGACGAGGCTTCCGCGGACGCCGACGCGTCCGGCGACGCCGTCGAGCTCGACCTGCCCGCGGAGCGCACCGACGTGCCCGCCACCGTCCGGGTCGAGCGCGGCCTGCAGGACCTGCGCAGCCTGCTGCTCGGCTACGACGTCGATCCGCACGACCGCACCCGGGTGCTGGCCGGGTACCTGGCGGCCCGGGCCGAGCTGGGCGGCCGTCCGCTGCCCGGCGAGCTGGAACTGCTGACCGTCCTCGCCGACCTGCTGGAGCTGAGCCGCAACAAGCCCGCCGGCGAGGTCGAGGTCGAGCCGGGCAGCCCGGTGCACAGCCCGCGCGAGAACTTCCACAGCTACCTGCGCAGCCTCGACGTCGAGCGGGCCGGGGTCACCGACGAGTTCCAGGCCCGGCTGCGGCAGGTGCTCGGGCACTACGGGGTGAGCGACCTCGACCGTACGCCGGAACTGGAGGACGCGGTCTTCCGCATCTTCCTCGCCCAGCGGCGGGTGTCGGCCGACGTCGCGATCGTCTCCGAGCTGCTGCGGCAGTGGCTGGCCGGGCCGACGCCGCCCGAACCGCTGGCCGCGCGCGCCGGGCTCACCCTGGAACACCTGATCGAGGCCACCCAGGTGCGCTTCCCCGCCGTGTCGGACCTGGCCCGTGGCGTGGTCTTCCGCTGGTTCGCCCAGCCGCTGCTGCGCCGCAACCGGGCCAAGGTCTACGTCGAGGTCCGCGACCACCTGCGCCACCTCGACCGGAACCCGCACGCCCCCGACCGCGCCGAGCGGATCCAGGCCATGGTGGCCAGCGCCGAGCCGCTGGTCCGGCTGATCGGCCAGCGGATCGGCCGGGCCGGGCGCGACCACGCGCCGCTGCTGGAGGTGCTGACCCGCCGCTACTACGGCAACCGGGGGCTGTCGCAGGTCGCCACGCGCGACGCCGCGGGCTGCCGGTTCGTCACCGCCGAGCACACCGGCACCAGCGGTGTGACCCGCGTGGTCACCACCGCGGTGGACGTCGAGGCCCTGCCGAGGGCCGTCGGGGCGATCGGCACATTCGCCGCCGGTGTCACCGAGCGCGGCCTGGTCGCCGACGTCTACGTGCGGTGGGACGACCAGCCGGACGCCGACGCGACGGCCGTCCGGCTGGCCGAGGTGCTGGCCTCCGCACCGCAGACGCAGGCGCTGCGCCGGATCACCGTCACGGTCGCCGGGACCAGCGGCGTCATCCACCATCACTTCACGTTCCGGCCCGGCGGGTCCGGGCTGGAGGAGGACCGGCTGATCCGGGGCCTGCACCCGCAGATCGCCCGGCGGCTGCAACTGCAGCGGCTGGCCGAGTTCGTCCTCACCCGGCTGCCGTCGGTCGACGAGGAGGTCTACCTGTTCAAGGCGGTCGCCCGCAGCAACCCGGCCGACGAGCGGCTCATCGCGATGGCCCAGGTCCGCGACCTCACGCCGCTGCGCGACACCGACGGCCGGCTGGTCGCGCTGCCCGCGCTGGAGAACACCGCCGCTGCCGCGCTGGACGCGATCCGCGACGTCCAGGCGCAGCGCCCGCAGAACAAGCGGTACGACACCAACCGCATCATGATGTACGTCTGGCCGCCGACGGAGCTGCCGACCCACGACCTGAAGGCGCTGGTGCAGCGCATCCTGCCCACCACGGCGGGGGCGGGCCTGGAGGAGGTCCAGTTCCTCGCCCGGCGCCGCACCCCCGGCGGCGATCTCACCGAGGTCGCGGTCCGGGTCACCCTCGATCCCGGCAACGGCGCGCAGCTGCACATCGGCGAGCCGTCCACCGAACCGGTGCGCCCGCTAGACGACTACCGGCAGAAGGTCCTGCAGGCGGCGCGGCGCGGCAACGTCTACCCGTACGAGCTGACGGACCTGCTGGCCGGGCCGGACGGCACGTTCACCGAGCACGATCTGGGCGACGAGGGCACGCTGGTGCCGGTGACGCGCCCGAAGGGCCGCAACACCGCGGCGCTGGTGGCCGGGGTGGTCACCACGCGGACCGTACGCCACCCCGAGGGCGTCACCCGCGTGGTGCTGCTCGGCGACCCGACCAAGGCGCTGGGCGCGCTGTCCGAGCCGGAGTGCGCGCGGGTCATCGCCGCGCTGGACCTGGCGGAGTCGATGCGGGTCCCGCTGGAGTGGTTCGCGCTGTCGGCGGGCGCGCGGATCTCGATGAACTCGGGCACCGAGAACATGGACTGGGTCGCGGCCGCGCTCAAGCGGATCGTCACGTTCACCCAGGACGGCGGGGAGATCAACGTCGTGGTCGCCGGGATCAACGTGGGCGCCCAGCCGTACTGGAACGCCGAGGCCACGATGCTGATGCACACCAAGGGCATCCTGGTGATGACGCCGGACTCGGCGATGGTGCTCACCGGCAAGCAGTCGCTGGACTTCTCCGGCGGCGTGTCGGCGGAGGACAACTTCGGCATCGGCGGCTACGACCGGGTGATGGGTCCCAACGGTCAGGCGCAGTACTGGGCACCCGACCTGAACGCCGCCCGCGACGTGCTGATGGCCCACTACGACCACACGTACGTGGTGCCCGGCGAGGCGGGCCCGCGGCGGGCGGCCACGGACGACCCTGCCGACCGGGACATCTCCACGTTCCCGCACGCGGTGGCGGGCAGCGACTTCACCACGGTCGGGCAGATCTTCTCGGCCGAGCACAACCCGGACCGCAAGAAGCCCTTCGACATCCGTACGGTGATGCGCGCCCTCGCCGACCAGGATCACCAGGTGCTGGAACGCTGGGCCGGGATGGCCGACGCGGACACCTCCGCGGTGCAGGACGTCCACATCGGTGGCTGGCCGGTCTGCCTGATCGGCATCGAGTCGCGGTCGGTGCCCCGGCGCGGCTTCCCGCCCACCGACGGTCCGGACACCTACACGGCGGGCACGCTGTTCCCGCTGTCGTCGAAGAAGACCGCCCGGGCGATCAACTCGGCGTCGGGCAACCGGCCGCTGGTGGTGCTGGCCAACCTGTCCGGGTTCGACGGCTCACCGGAGTCGATGCGCAAGCTGCAGCTGGAGTACGGCGCGGAGATCGGCCGGGCGATCGTCAACTTCGACGGCCCGATCGTGTTCTGCGTGATCTCCCGCTACCACGGCGGCGCGTTCGTGGTGTTCTCCAAGGCGCTCAACCCGAACATGACCGTGCTGGCCCTCGAAGGCTCGTTCGCGTCGGTGCTGGGTGGTGCCCCGGCCGCGGCCGTGGTGTTCTCCGGCGAGGTGAACAGCCGCACCGCGAACGACCCGCGAGTCACCGAACTGCAGGCGCAGGTGGGCGCGGCCAGCGGCGCCGAGCGCGCGGCGCTGAACGCGCGGCTGGCCGAGACGCATTCGGCGGTGCGCGCGGAGAAGCTGGGCGAGGTGGCCGCCGAGTTCGACCGGGTGCACAGCATCCAGCGCGCGGTCGAGGTCGGCTCGGTGGACGCCATCGTCAGCACCGCCGACCTGCGGCCACGGATCATCGAGGCCATCGACCACGCCATGAAGCGCTGA
- a CDS encoding SigE family RNA polymerase sigma factor, producing the protein MKIESGDERAEFVAFVQARQHRLLRSAYLVCGDHHLAEDLLQGALVKLALRWRQVRDGEPEAFLRTVIYRDAVSWWRRWRREHLSAQVPEPPRRDRAADDVPIRLALEQALFRLAPRQRAVLVLRYFDDLTEARTAEILGVTVGTVKSQANAALRRLRELAPELGEITRTGREK; encoded by the coding sequence GTGAAAATCGAGTCGGGCGACGAGCGGGCGGAGTTCGTCGCCTTCGTCCAGGCCCGCCAGCACCGGCTGCTGCGCTCGGCCTACCTGGTCTGCGGTGACCACCACCTGGCCGAGGACCTGTTGCAGGGTGCGCTGGTGAAGCTGGCGCTGCGGTGGCGGCAGGTCCGCGACGGCGAGCCCGAGGCGTTCCTGCGCACGGTCATCTACCGCGACGCGGTGTCCTGGTGGCGGCGGTGGCGGCGGGAGCACCTGAGCGCGCAGGTCCCTGAGCCGCCGCGCCGCGACCGGGCGGCGGACGACGTGCCGATCCGGCTGGCGCTCGAGCAGGCGCTGTTCCGGTTGGCCCCGCGACAGCGCGCGGTGCTGGTGCTGCGCTACTTCGACGATCTCACCGAGGCGCGCACCGCGGAGATCCTGGGCGTCACGGTCGGCACCGTGAAGAGCCAGGCGAACGCGGCCCTGCGGCGACTCCGCGAACTGGCACCGGAACTCGGCGAAATCACGCGGACGGGACGGGAGAAGTGA